One genomic region from Euleptes europaea isolate rEulEur1 chromosome 6, rEulEur1.hap1, whole genome shotgun sequence encodes:
- the CLEC14A gene encoding C-type lectin domain family 14 member A: MRGLLLASLVLLQPLWAPGLPGEAGPSGRAWCQASGACYSVHVASRTFSGAQEACALRGGALSTASGEAEIQAVVALLRGAAGGAGPAAFWLGLARRPPQCTSQELPLRGFSWSPAEPPQSGANATPAAPPWLKEPSLSCTTEKCAGLQAAAGGPGRPPWGLKERSCAKPSAGYVCKYRYPGTCPAPPPGAARLRYTLPSRLQSAELAFSPPGTVLSLRCLAGEARLTCRASPDGYRWEGAGRGLCSCPGGYWSPGEQRCVDGAACLGAPGALLCVCAWGFRLAADERSCLPAEGTAAPEPPGLVTATAGGPLPSSPPGDGSSSRAPWAPGEANRSAPAAEAASQSTHYVFLLVTLAVVLLVILVMASLQVFRSCLGLCSCKGGPAGKGLAPSAAPEGDLEASATRTSSERSLGPSKAESAEASEPVAGQAPLEEPEGDWGGSPETAA; the protein is encoded by the coding sequence ATGCGCGGGCTCCTGCTCGCGTCGCTCGTCCTCCTGCAGCCCCTCTGGGCGCCGGGGCTGCCCGGGGAGGCCGGCCCGAGCGGGCGCGCTTGGTGCCAGGCCTCCGGGGCCTGCTACAGCGTCCACGTGGCCAGCCGGACCTTCAGCGGCGCCCAGGAGGCGTGCGCCTTGCGCGGGGGCGCGCTGAGCACGGCCAGCGGGGAGGCCGAGATCCAGGCCGTCGTGGCCCTCCTGCGAGGGGCCGCCGGCGGGGCCGGGCCCGCCGCCTTTTGGCTGGGGCTGGCGCGGCGGCCCCCGCAGTGCACCTCCCAGGAGCTGCCGCTGCGGGGCTTCTCCTGGTCCCCCGCGGAGCCTCCGCAGAGCGGGGCCAACGCCACCCCGGCCGCCCCGCCGTGGCTGAAGGAGCCGAGCCTGTCGTGCACCACGGAGAAATGCGCCGGCctgcaggcggcggcgggggggcccggccGGCCGCCGTGGGGGCTGAAGGAGCGCTCTTGCGCCAAGCCGAGCGCGGGCTACGTCTGCAAGTACCGCTACCCGGGCACGTGCCCCGCGCCTCCGCCCGGCGCCGCCCGCCTGCGCTACACGCTCCCTTCCCGCCTGCAAAGCGCCGAGCTGGCCTTCAGCCCGCCGGGCACGGTGCTCAGCCTGCGGTGCCTCGCGGGGGAAGCGCGGCTCACTTGCCGGGCCTCGCCCGACGGCTACCGCTGGGAAGGCGCGGGCCGAGGCCTGTGCTCCTGCCCCGGCGGCTACTGGAGCCCCGGCGAGCAGCGGTGCGTCGACGGCGCGGCCTGCCTGGGCGCCCCAGGCGCGCTCCTCTGCGTCTGCGCCTGGGGCTTCCGCTTGGCGGCCGACGAGAGGTCCTGCCTGCCGGCCGAGGGGACGGCGGCCCCGGAGCCCCCTGGCCTGGTCACTGCCACGGCAGGCGGGCCTTTGCCGTCCAGCCCGCCGGGGGACGGCAGCAGCTCCCGGGCGCCCTGGGCCCCTGGCGAGGCCAACCGCAGCGCCCCTGCGGCCGAGGCGGCCTCCCAGTCTACCCACTACGTCTTTCTCCTGGTCACGCTGGCCGTGGTGCTGCTGGTGATCCTGGTCATGGCCTCGCTGCAGGTGTTCAGGTCGTGCTTGGGGCTCTGCTCCTGCAAGGGAGGGCCGGCCGGCAAGGGGCTCGCGCCGTCTGCGGCGCCCGAAGGCGACCTGGAAGCCTCGGCCACGCGCACCAGCTCCGAGCGCTCCTTGGGGCCCAGCAAGGCCGAGTCCGCCGAGGCGTCCGAACCGGTGGCTGGGCAGGCGCCGTTGGAAGAGCCCGAAGGGGACTGGGGTGGTTCTCCCGAAACAGCGGCCTAG